In Acidobacteriota bacterium, the genomic stretch TCGATCCTAATGTCATAAAGCTTATCCCGCAGGAAACCGCGCGCAAACACCAAATCCTTCCGCTTAGCCGAGTCGGCGCGTCGCTGACGATTGCCATGGTGGATCCGACCAACGTCTTCGCCATGGACGATATCAAGTTCATGACCGGCTTTAACATTGAGCCGGTGGTCGCTTCCGAAACCGCGATCATGGAGCGGATCGAGCAGGCGTACGCCGGGCCGGAGGCGGAGCAGGAGAACCTCGAGGACATCATTTCCTCCATGGGCGAAGAGGCCGAGCTGGAGCTGCAGGCGGACGCCGAAGAGCTTAATGCCTCTGACTTAGAAAAGAGCGCGGAAGAAGCGCCCATTGTAAAGCTGGTGAACTTAATTCTTACGGACGCAGTCAAGCGCGGCGCCAGTGACATTCACATCGAGCCATATGAAAAGGAGTATCGAGTTCGCTTCCGCATTGATGGTGTATTGCAGAACATCATGCAGCCCCCGTTGAAGTTGAAGGATGCAATCACTTCTCGTATCAAAATCATGTCGAAGCTCGATATCAGCGAAAAGCGTTTGCCGCAAGACGGCCGCATCATGATGAAGATGAACCTTCACGGCCGCAGGAAACAGCTTGACTTCCGTGTGAACTGTCTGCCTACGCTGTGGGGCGAGAAGATCGTTCTTCGTCTGCTCGACAAAGAGAATCTGCGGCTCGACATGACAAAGCTTGGCTTCGAGGCCGAGTCTCTCGCGAAGTTCCAGCATGCTGTACTGAAACCCTACGGCATGGTGCTAGTAACTGGCCCTACTGGTTCAGGCAAGACCAACACACTCTACTCGGCCATTTCACTTCTTAACAAACCAGACACCAACATCATGACTGCCGAAGATCCGGTGGAGTTTCAGCTTGCCGGTGTCAACCAAGTGCAGATGAAGGAAGCGATTGGGCTGAACTTCGCTGCAGCCTTGCGAGCCTTCCTGCGTCAGGATCCGAACACGATCCTGGTCGGAGAGATTCGCGACTTTGAAACTGCTGAAATCGCGATCAAGGCTGCTCTTACGGGCCACCTTGTGCTCTCGACGCTGCACACCAACGGTGCTCCCGAAACCATCAGCCGACTTATGAACATGGGCATTGAGCCCTTCCTGGTTGCGACTGCTGTGCACTTGATCGTTGCTCAGCGATTGGTGCGTCGCATCTGCACGAATTGCATCGAGCCGATGGAGATAAATCCGCAGGCGCTGCTCGACGCCGGCTTTACGCCGGAACAGTTAAAGACCGCGAAGGTCTCGAAAGGGAAAGGCTGCTCGGCATGCAATAGCAGCGGATACAAGGGACGCGCTGGCCTTTACGAAGTAATGGTGATCGATGACGACATTCGCGAACTGATCCTGGTTGGCGCGTCTGCTGTGGAGCTTAAGAAGAAGGCGATGGAGCACGGCATGATCACGCTTCGCGGAAGTGGTTTGCGGAAGGTGGCGGACGGCATGACCACATTGGAAGAGGTTGCTCGTGAAACTGTGCACTAGTAGCGGCAAGTTGGAAGAAAAACTGATTGAGCCTGGACTCGAACAGAGGAAGCAATGACTGCGACGCTAAGTGATCTGTTAAAGAAGATGTTGGAGATGAACGGAAGTGATCTTCACATCTCCACCAATTCCCCACCACAGGTGCGAGTGCATGGCCATCTCCAGCCTCTGGATATGCCGATGCTCACTCCGTCAGAAACAAAGCAGCTGGCCTACAGCGTGTTGACGGACGCGCAGAAGCACCGCTTTGAAGAGAATCTCGAACTCGACTTCTCGTTTGGACTGAAGGGACTGGCGCGCTTCCGCGGCAATCTCTTTAATCAACGCGGAGCGACGGGCGCTGTCTTTCGCGTGATCCCGTATGAGATCAGATCGTTCCAACAACTAAACCTTCCTCCCATTGTGGCAAAGCTGTGTGAAAAGCCGAGAGGACTCATTCTGATTACGGGTCCTACCGGGTCGGGAAAATCGACTACGCTCGCGGCCATGATCGACAAGATCAACACCGAGCGTCACGATCACATCATCACCATCGAAGACCCGATCGAGTTCGTGCACCAGAACAAGAACTGCCTCGTCAATCAGCGCGAGGTCCACTCTGATACGAAATCATTCAGCGATGCCTTGCGCGCAGCGCTGCGTGAAGATCCTGACGTCGTGCTGATCGGCGAGATGCGCGATCTTGAGACGATCGAGTCAGCGTTGCGTATCGCTGAAACGGGCCACCTCACTTTCGGCACCTTGCACACGAACTCAGCCGCTTCCACGATTAACCGTGTAATTGACGTTTTTCCCTCGCACCAGCAATCCCAGATTCGCGCCCAGCTATCGCTGGTTCTCGAAGGGGTGCTCTGCCAATCGCTGTTGCCAAAGATCGGCGGCCAGGGGCGCAGCTGTGCGATGGAGATTCTCGTACCGAACGCGGCCGTACGCAACTTGATCCGCGAAGACAAGATTCACCAGATTTACTCAGCAATGCAGTCTGGGCAGGACAAGTACGGAATGCAGACGTTCAATCAGTCTTTGGCGAGTTTGTATTTCAGCAAGCAGATTTCGCTTGAAACAGCATTACTGCGTTCGTCAATGCCAGACGAGCTGCAGGAGATGATCAATCGCGGACAGGCGGCCGTGGGGGCCAAGGCGGCTCCAGCCGCGGGACGCAAATAGGAATAACGGGGATTTTATTCTCCGTACGATAAACGCAGGAGAGAGCGATGCCGATCTACAAATTTTCAGGAGTCGATGCTTCCGGAAGCAGAGTTGCCGGCGAGCGCGAGGCCACGAACAAGCAGGTGCTCCAGGCGAACTTGCGCAAAGAGCGCGTAGCCAACATCGTGATTAAGGAAAAGGGCAAGGAGTTTACTCTTCCCACGCTCGGTTCCGGCAAGGTCCCGGTAAAGGACATCGCCATTTTCTTCCGGCAGTTTTCGGTCATGATCGACGCCGGTCTGCCACTTGTGCAATGCCTGGAAATTCTGGCGGCTAATCAGGAGAATCCCGCCTTTCAAAAGTCGCTCACAGGCGTCCGAGTGACCGTGGAAGGCGGCTCGACTCTCGCCAACGCCATGCGTCAATACCCGAAAGTCTTTGATGATTTGACCACAAACATGGTGGAGGCGGGTGAGACCGGCGGTATTCTGGACGTCATCCTCCAACGCCTGGCTACGTATGTAGAAAAGGCCGTCAAACTGAAATCTGCGGTGAAGTCAGCCTTGATCTATCCAGTTTCGGTTATTACGATCGCGGTGCTCGTCGTGGGCGCACTGCTCAAATTCGTTGTTCCCATTTTTGAAAAGCTGTTTGCTGGATTGGGTGTCGATCTGCCACTCCCAACACGAATCGTCATTAGTTTCAGCCAATTTGTGCAGAACTTCTGGTGGGTTGCTATCGTAGGTTTGATCGCAGCGGTCTTTGGCATCAAGCAGGTTAGAAAAGATCCCAAGGGCAAGTACCTCACCGATAACCTGCTGCTCAAGCTGCCTGTCGTCGGAGTATTGCTGCGAAAGATCGCCGTGGCCCGATTTACTCGAACTCTAGGTACGCTTATCACCTCCGGAGTCCCCATACTTGAGGGACTCTCAATTACTGCTCGTACCTCCGGCAACGCTGTACTCGAACAAGCGCTTCTGAAAGTGCGCAAGGCAATCGAGGAAGGCCGCACCATCGTTGATCCTCTCAAAGAATGCGGCGTGTTCCCGAACATGGTCACGCAGATGATCGGCGTTGGCGAAGCGACTGGCGCGATGGACAACATGTTGCAGAAGATCGCCGACTTCTACGAAGACGAAGTCGATGCCGCCACAAAAGACTTGCTGACGATGCTGGAGCCGTTGATGATCGCATTCCTGGGCGTCGCGGTCGGCGGGATCGTCATCTCACTCTATATGCCGCTCTTCTCCATGATCGCGAAGCTTTCGGGCTAATCGAATCCGGGCGGAGGCGGGACACCGCCTCCGCCCAAACTTTTATTTGTTTATGCACGGTTGTAAAAATTTCGCATAACCCAAGGCCCGGGTCGTTCATTCTTAGATCCCCATGCGTACATTCGACGAACGAACGTGGTTGAGCTGGCTGGTGAAGGTGAGGATCATTATCATCACCTTCCTGCTTGGTATCGGGCTGGCCATCATTCGGCTTACCCACACCAATGTGTCGGAGTGGGCGTTCGTCAGTGTCATTCTGCTCTGGTACACGGTGGGCGTGTTCTTCCTCCTGCTTTACTCAGTCTGGGAAGACTTTGCCCTACAAGCGCGCATTCAGGTAATCAGTGATCTTGCGCTCACAACCGCCGTCATCTACATCACCGGCGGAATCGATACCTCTTTCAATTTTCTTTACCCGCTTGTCATCATTGTCGCCAGTATCCTACTTCCGCGCTGGTGGGCGTACCTGGCGGCAGCTCTTTCCTTCATTGCATTCGGCGCAATTCTCGATCTCTCGTACTACCAGGTGATTCGCTCCTTTTCGGTGTCTCGTCCTGATCTGCAGTCAGTTCAGCTCGTGGTTGGCGTCAATTTCTTCGCCTACATGGCTATTGCCTACCTGGCCAGCAATCTAAGCGCGAAGCTGCGGCAAGTCGGCGTCGAGCTGCACGTAAAGAGCGACGAGCTGCAAGATCTCCAGGTGATGCAGGAGAACATCCTGCATTCGATGCGTGGCGGACTCATCACCACCGATCTCGAAGGCCATATCAATCTCGTGAACCAGCCGGGGCTGAACTTTCTCGGGCGCAAGCTGAGTGACATGCTGGGGACTCACATTTCAACGGTCTTCATTGATCCCATGCCTGAGGAGGATTCCTATCCAGTGCAGGATGAGTTGCGGGCGGCTACTCCAGATGGAGAGAAAATCTTCGGCCTTACAGTAACCCCACTCACTATTCACGATGGTGAGATTGTTGGTTTCGTTTACACCTTCGCCGATCTGACGGAGGTAAGGCGTCTGGAGAATGAAATTCGTCAGCGAGATCGGCTCGCTGCGATTGGACGTCTCGCGGCCGGCATTGCGCACGAGATTCGTAATCCGCTGTCATCGATCGCGGGCTCAGTGCAGGTCCTCTCCACGATGGCGACGCTCAATGAGGAGCAGCAAGTCTTAGTTGACATCGTGCGCCGTGAGTCGGAGCGCCTGAACAATATCATCTCCGACTTTCTTTCCTATTCTCGCGAGAAAAACTACAAATTTGCCCAACATGACTTGCTGCTCTTACTCGACGACACACTCCGCTTAATGGAGAACCGGCCTTCTCGCGGCAGTGCCGAGTATCGCTTGGTTCGTAACTTTGAGGCGCGTGAAGCATTAGCTCTCGTTGACCCTGATCGCCTGAAGCAAGTTTTGTGGAACCTATGTGATAACGCATTTCGCGCCATGCCTGACGGAGGTTCACTCAAAATAACTCTGAAAGCGCGAGGCAGCAATTGGGCGCTGTCGTTTAAAGACAGTGGTGTTGGTGTGCCGCCAGAGCAGCTCGAAAAAATTTTCGAGCCGTTTCAATCCAGTTTTGAGGGAGGTACTGGCCTTGGATTAGCCTTGGTCTACCAAATTGTTCAGGCTCACAAAGGACGTGTTTATGCGGTTTCTACCCCCGGAGAAGGCGCGGAATTCGTAGTGGAGATCCCACAGGCCATGGCCCTGCCTCGGGCGCTTACTGTTGCCGAAAAGAGAGTGCGCGCCTCTATGGCTTTATCGGAGAGAGTGAATGGCTAACGTTTTAGTCTGCGACGACGAACGCTCGATTCGCGAGTTGCTCGATATCGCACTACGGAAGGAAGGGCACAAAGTCGAGACGGTAAGCTCCGGCGAGGCTGCACTGCGAAAGATGGAAGCGGCTCGCTACGACGTGATCGTCACCGACATTAAGATGCCGAAGATTGATGGCATCGAGGTGCTGAAGCACGCACACCGCTTGTCGCCCGAGTCGGCTGTTGTCCTGATTACTGCGGCGGGCGACTTCGATTCCGCCGTGCAAGCTGTCAAAGCAGGCGCTTTTGACTACATTCAGAAAACGCCAAACGCGCTTGTAGAGGAGGTAAGAGTCTCGATTGGGCGCGCGGCGGAGGTCATCGAACTGCGTCGCCAGAATCAGGCTTTCCGCCGCGACGCCGCCAGCCGTAATTCGATGGACAATATCATCGGATGTAGCCCGGCAATCAATACGCTCAAAGAAACGATCCGTACGGTAGCTTCGACGGGC encodes the following:
- the pilB gene encoding type IV-A pilus assembly ATPase PilB is translated as MSQRLGDLLVREKVINHDQLTQALRKQRETGGRLGSVLVKMGLLTDEEVTNFLSRQYGVPAINLQFFEIDPNVIKLIPQETARKHQILPLSRVGASLTIAMVDPTNVFAMDDIKFMTGFNIEPVVASETAIMERIEQAYAGPEAEQENLEDIISSMGEEAELELQADAEELNASDLEKSAEEAPIVKLVNLILTDAVKRGASDIHIEPYEKEYRVRFRIDGVLQNIMQPPLKLKDAITSRIKIMSKLDISEKRLPQDGRIMMKMNLHGRRKQLDFRVNCLPTLWGEKIVLRLLDKENLRLDMTKLGFEAESLAKFQHAVLKPYGMVLVTGPTGSGKTNTLYSAISLLNKPDTNIMTAEDPVEFQLAGVNQVQMKEAIGLNFAAALRAFLRQDPNTILVGEIRDFETAEIAIKAALTGHLVLSTLHTNGAPETISRLMNMGIEPFLVATAVHLIVAQRLVRRICTNCIEPMEINPQALLDAGFTPEQLKTAKVSKGKGCSACNSSGYKGRAGLYEVMVIDDDIRELILVGASAVELKKKAMEHGMITLRGSGLRKVADGMTTLEEVARETVH
- a CDS encoding type IV pili twitching motility protein PilT; amino-acid sequence: MTATLSDLLKKMLEMNGSDLHISTNSPPQVRVHGHLQPLDMPMLTPSETKQLAYSVLTDAQKHRFEENLELDFSFGLKGLARFRGNLFNQRGATGAVFRVIPYEIRSFQQLNLPPIVAKLCEKPRGLILITGPTGSGKSTTLAAMIDKINTERHDHIITIEDPIEFVHQNKNCLVNQREVHSDTKSFSDALRAALREDPDVVLIGEMRDLETIESALRIAETGHLTFGTLHTNSAASTINRVIDVFPSHQQSQIRAQLSLVLEGVLCQSLLPKIGGQGRSCAMEILVPNAAVRNLIREDKIHQIYSAMQSGQDKYGMQTFNQSLASLYFSKQISLETALLRSSMPDELQEMINRGQAAVGAKAAPAAGRK
- a CDS encoding pilus assembly protein PilC gives rise to the protein MPIYKFSGVDASGSRVAGEREATNKQVLQANLRKERVANIVIKEKGKEFTLPTLGSGKVPVKDIAIFFRQFSVMIDAGLPLVQCLEILAANQENPAFQKSLTGVRVTVEGGSTLANAMRQYPKVFDDLTTNMVEAGETGGILDVILQRLATYVEKAVKLKSAVKSALIYPVSVITIAVLVVGALLKFVVPIFEKLFAGLGVDLPLPTRIVISFSQFVQNFWWVAIVGLIAAVFGIKQVRKDPKGKYLTDNLLLKLPVVGVLLRKIAVARFTRTLGTLITSGVPILEGLSITARTSGNAVLEQALLKVRKAIEEGRTIVDPLKECGVFPNMVTQMIGVGEATGAMDNMLQKIADFYEDEVDAATKDLLTMLEPLMIAFLGVAVGGIVISLYMPLFSMIAKLSG